One segment of Methanobacterium formicicum DSM 3637 DNA contains the following:
- a CDS encoding ARPP-1 family domain-containing protein: protein MNIRVILLIMVVVLFAAGCGAMSFLSGGGTTLEQAYDNKQVEIVQSTSAGAIPHNVTINNNGTKPVMVDKGTILKSKESQDLVIIDDKKVNPNSNDTVQAYCIEPDQKAVPGSTLYPAGTVSNQVKQIIDTSNPSDLQNATQSQMQIWIIASKGNVDVYSGESMAVVQTQKTKYYLLKEKLDTAKTDVMSRFNLTSDAIGNISLTADSDNSANTWVSDIRQWFKNTLGI, encoded by the coding sequence ATGAATATACGGGTAATCTTACTGATAATGGTAGTAGTGCTCTTTGCAGCTGGATGTGGGGCCATGAGCTTCCTTTCTGGCGGTGGAACCACACTGGAACAGGCCTATGATAATAAACAGGTTGAAATTGTTCAAAGTACATCTGCTGGTGCTATTCCCCACAACGTCACCATAAATAATAATGGTACCAAACCGGTGATGGTGGATAAAGGAACCATTCTCAAAAGTAAAGAATCACAGGACCTGGTTATCATTGATGATAAAAAAGTAAACCCCAACAGCAACGACACTGTACAGGCATACTGCATAGAACCTGATCAAAAAGCAGTTCCAGGATCCACACTATACCCAGCAGGAACAGTATCCAACCAAGTCAAACAGATCATTGACACTTCCAACCCTTCAGACCTTCAAAACGCCACCCAATCCCAGATGCAGATATGGATCATTGCCAGTAAAGGGAATGTTGATGTCTATTCTGGTGAATCAATGGCAGTAGTACAGACTCAGAAAACAAAATATTACCTGTTAAAGGAAAAACTGGATACTGCTAAAACAGATGTGATGAGCCGTTTCAACCTTACTTCAGATGCAATCGGAAACATTTCCTTAACCGCAGATTCAGATAACAGTGCCAACACCTGGGTCAGTGACATCAGGCAATGGTTCAAGAACACTCTGGGTATATAG
- the cofC gene encoding 2-phospho-L-lactate guanylyltransferase, translating to MTKTFAIIPVSRFSEAKTRLSPTLSPLERENLLKSMLMDVIGAISGSVDQVVVISSDKDVLNFVADLNVTCLPEKGKTDLNGALTQAVEWCSNYANQVLIVPSDVPLIHQDQVQEMIELSDKWPMVIAPAKGGGTNALLCPTKDIKMKFGDWSFFEHLKEAENAGVSWYIYDSFYLSLDVNTAEDLGEIIIHGFRTQTRKFLKSIGLQVKSNHGTERLMVERK from the coding sequence ATGACCAAAACATTTGCAATAATCCCTGTTTCCAGGTTTTCTGAGGCAAAAACACGACTATCGCCCACTCTTTCACCACTTGAGAGAGAAAATCTTCTTAAATCCATGTTAATGGATGTTATAGGGGCAATAAGTGGCAGTGTGGATCAGGTTGTTGTTATAAGCTCAGATAAAGATGTACTCAATTTTGTAGCGGATTTAAATGTCACCTGCCTTCCTGAGAAGGGAAAAACAGATCTCAACGGTGCACTGACCCAGGCAGTGGAGTGGTGTTCAAACTATGCCAATCAGGTGCTTATTGTACCTTCAGATGTCCCCCTCATACATCAGGACCAGGTTCAGGAAATGATTGAACTTTCGGATAAATGGCCAATGGTCATTGCCCCAGCCAAGGGTGGTGGAACCAATGCCCTTTTATGTCCTACCAAGGATATAAAGATGAAATTCGGGGATTGGAGCTTTTTCGAACACCTGAAAGAAGCAGAAAATGCAGGGGTGTCCTGGTATATCTATGACTCTTTTTACCTTTCCCTGGATGTAAATACCGCGGAAGACCTGGGAGAGATAATTATTCATGGTTTCAGAACACAAACCCGTAAATTTCTAAAAAGCATTGGCCTACAGGTTAAATCAAACCATGGAACTGAACGTTTAATGGTGGAGAGAAAATGA
- the thiD gene encoding bifunctional hydroxymethylpyrimidine kinase/phosphomethylpyrimidine kinase, translating into MIALSIAGFDPSGGAGILADVKTFQALGVYPTAVITALTAQNVKHVGGVEPVDTDFVAKQIDLVMAEEDIQYAKTGMLYSGEMVEMVARKVNEYQLKLVVDPVLVAGSGGTLSRDDLARSIKKHLLPLAKLTTPNIHEAEVLTGLEIKNEEDAANVACELGKLCPTVVTGGHLNGRDIFYENSSNGNDINFIEGEIIKTSNTHGSGCTYSSAITAYMAMGISMVESLKKASHFTKKAIENGGHGTLNQMWRQNQL; encoded by the coding sequence ATGATAGCCCTGTCCATTGCTGGTTTCGACCCATCTGGAGGGGCAGGGATCCTGGCTGACGTGAAAACATTCCAGGCACTGGGAGTTTACCCCACTGCAGTTATCACCGCCCTCACTGCCCAGAATGTGAAACATGTGGGTGGTGTGGAACCAGTTGACACGGATTTTGTGGCCAAACAGATAGACCTCGTAATGGCTGAGGAAGATATACAGTATGCTAAAACTGGTATGCTCTATTCCGGTGAGATGGTGGAGATGGTGGCCAGGAAAGTAAATGAATACCAGTTGAAACTGGTGGTGGACCCGGTACTGGTAGCTGGTTCTGGAGGAACATTATCCAGAGATGATCTAGCCAGATCTATTAAAAAACACCTTTTACCACTGGCAAAATTAACCACACCCAACATCCATGAAGCAGAAGTACTGACTGGTTTGGAAATTAAAAATGAGGAAGATGCCGCTAATGTGGCCTGTGAACTGGGGAAATTATGCCCCACTGTAGTTACAGGTGGACACCTAAACGGGCGGGATATTTTTTATGAAAATTCTTCAAATGGAAATGATATAAATTTTATTGAAGGAGAGATCATTAAAACCAGCAACACCCATGGATCAGGATGCACCTACTCCTCAGCAATCACTGCTTACATGGCGATGGGAATAAGCATGGTTGAATCCCTTAAAAAAGCATCCCATTTTACTAAAAAAGCCATAGAAAATGGTGGTCATGGTACTTTAAATCAGATGTGGAGACAAAATCAACTATAA
- a CDS encoding zinc-ribbon domain-containing protein has product MVSSEEIRRRLEAKRRGETFSEVKKTPPSSSASKTCPECQTSNPESAKFCVGCGAPLAREETPTTSNEVIPSPPSEVTPPVSGEETPTATPTSTADNFKQCPSCGQKNKLDAKFCIICGHKFENESVFENESVTEKRLEPLVEVVEEKKEVPVAETKPIVSPSEDEADLQEPVTEQEPVEPPETETQEKSVIPEVKVPEQFKSANNVQPEEEIAPVESAEVQSKEETAPAEDPVMRIKKAKELLDIGAITQEEFDKIKNKYLDLI; this is encoded by the coding sequence ATGGTTTCCAGTGAAGAAATAAGAAGAAGGTTAGAAGCTAAAAGAAGAGGCGAAACATTTTCTGAAGTAAAGAAGACACCCCCATCATCATCAGCATCGAAAACTTGTCCTGAATGTCAGACATCAAACCCTGAAAGTGCTAAATTCTGTGTGGGATGTGGGGCGCCACTGGCAAGAGAAGAAACTCCAACAACTTCCAATGAGGTTATTCCATCCCCTCCCAGTGAAGTAACTCCACCTGTTTCTGGTGAAGAAACACCTACAGCTACTCCAACATCAACTGCAGATAATTTTAAACAATGTCCTTCCTGTGGTCAGAAGAATAAACTTGACGCCAAGTTCTGTATAATATGTGGACATAAATTTGAGAATGAATCGGTCTTTGAGAATGAATCTGTTACAGAAAAACGCCTGGAACCGTTAGTTGAAGTGGTGGAAGAGAAAAAAGAAGTTCCTGTAGCTGAAACCAAACCCATTGTGTCACCATCAGAGGATGAGGCGGATTTACAAGAACCTGTAACTGAACAGGAACCAGTTGAACCCCCTGAAACAGAAACTCAAGAAAAATCAGTTATCCCTGAAGTAAAGGTTCCCGAACAGTTTAAATCCGCCAATAATGTTCAGCCAGAAGAAGAAATAGCTCCTGTGGAATCTGCTGAAGTTCAATCCAAAGAAGAAACTGCACCCGCTGAAGATCCTGTGATGCGTATTAAAAAAGCCAAAGAACTTCTGGATATAGGTGCAATAACTCAGGAAGAATTTGACAAGATTAAAAACAAGTATCTAGATTTGATATAA
- a CDS encoding ACT domain-containing protein gives MKLKQISVFLENRKGRLGKAMNVLSNAGVNIRALSIADTSEFGILRMIVHNPKEAKKALEADNFVVKVNEVIAVEVMDQPGGLDELLGVLNKADINVEYLYAFVEKKSDKAIVVLRTEDVDSGINALEESGINILSAAEIKLL, from the coding sequence ATGAAATTAAAACAGATATCTGTATTTCTTGAAAACAGGAAAGGAAGATTGGGAAAGGCAATGAACGTTCTTTCCAATGCTGGTGTTAATATCAGGGCCCTTTCAATAGCTGACACCTCTGAATTTGGCATATTGCGCATGATAGTCCACAATCCAAAAGAAGCAAAGAAAGCCCTGGAGGCAGATAACTTCGTGGTAAAGGTCAACGAAGTCATTGCGGTGGAAGTCATGGACCAACCCGGAGGACTGGATGAACTTCTTGGTGTTTTAAATAAAGCTGATATTAATGTGGAATACCTTTACGCTTTTGTAGAGAAAAAAAGTGACAAGGCCATAGTGGTACTGCGCACAGAAGATGTTGATTCTGGTATAAATGCCCTGGAAGAAAGTGGAATTAACATATTATCCGCTGCTGAGATTAAACTCCTTTAA
- a CDS encoding phenylacetate--CoA ligase family protein, with translation MIWNEKAECMPAQEKETLQLKRLQDVVKRAYENVPYYRKKLDEAGVTPEDIQTLKDIEKIPFTTKSDLREAYPFGMFAVSTDEIVEIHTTSGTTGKPTVSGYTPKDLELWGEVIARALSMAGATKKDIVQNCYGYGLFTGGLGVHHGGQKLGCTVIPISAGNTKRQIEIIQDFKSTILTCTPSYAMYISEVLEREGIPKDDIKLKAGVFGAEMWTEEMRNEIERRLDIDALNIYGLTEIIGPGVANECMEKNGLHIFDDHFYPEILDPQTLETLPEGEKGELVLTTLTREGMPVLRFRTRDITVLRKGECGCGRTHIKMDRVTGRSDDMLKVRGVIVFPSQIERALLKIPGMEPNYLIIASRPEHLDELEVQVETSPALFSDEVKHVEQVKKSIQKQIHDEIGLRVNVTLVEPRSLPRSEGKAVRVIDKRGLN, from the coding sequence ATGATCTGGAATGAAAAGGCTGAGTGCATGCCAGCCCAGGAAAAGGAAACATTACAGCTTAAAAGATTACAGGATGTTGTTAAAAGGGCTTACGAAAACGTACCCTACTACCGGAAGAAGTTGGATGAAGCAGGGGTAACCCCTGAAGACATTCAAACTCTTAAAGACATAGAAAAAATACCATTCACCACTAAAAGCGACTTAAGGGAAGCATATCCTTTTGGAATGTTTGCAGTCAGTACTGATGAGATTGTGGAGATCCATACAACCTCCGGTACCACCGGTAAACCCACTGTTTCAGGTTACACCCCTAAAGACCTGGAACTATGGGGAGAAGTTATTGCCAGAGCACTTTCCATGGCTGGAGCCACCAAAAAGGACATAGTACAGAACTGTTACGGTTATGGTCTTTTCACTGGAGGATTAGGAGTACACCACGGTGGTCAGAAGTTGGGTTGCACTGTAATACCCATCAGCGCCGGGAACACCAAGCGCCAGATTGAAATAATCCAGGACTTTAAAAGTACCATCCTTACCTGCACTCCCAGCTACGCCATGTACATCTCCGAGGTACTGGAAAGGGAAGGTATCCCTAAAGATGACATAAAACTCAAAGCTGGGGTTTTCGGGGCTGAAATGTGGACCGAAGAGATGAGGAATGAAATTGAAAGAAGACTGGACATTGATGCTCTTAATATCTACGGACTCACCGAGATCATTGGTCCTGGTGTGGCCAATGAATGTATGGAAAAGAATGGTCTGCACATCTTTGATGATCACTTCTACCCTGAGATCTTGGACCCACAGACCCTGGAAACACTACCTGAGGGGGAAAAGGGAGAACTGGTACTAACCACTCTTACCAGAGAGGGTATGCCTGTTCTGCGCTTTAGAACCAGAGATATCACTGTCCTGCGTAAGGGTGAATGTGGCTGTGGAAGAACCCACATAAAGATGGACCGTGTAACCGGAAGATCCGATGACATGCTCAAAGTCAGGGGAGTTATTGTATTCCCATCCCAGATTGAAAGGGCACTCCTCAAGATTCCTGGAATGGAACCAAACTACCTGATCATTGCCAGCAGACCAGAACACTTGGATGAACTGGAAGTACAGGTGGAAACATCCCCTGCACTATTTTCCGATGAAGTCAAACACGTGGAACAGGTTAAAAAATCCATACAAAAACAGATACACGATGAGATAGGACTCAGGGTAAATGTTACCCTAGTGGAACCGCGTAGTCTGCCTAGAAGTGAGGGTAAAGCAGTCAGGGTTATTGACAAGAGAGGACTGAATTAA
- a CDS encoding superoxide dismutase has product MAKKKYELPPLPYGYKDLEPYISEEQLQIHHDKHHQAYVDGANAILDKFDSRPGIEFDVKAVAKELSFHVGGFVLHKMFWENMAPAPKGGGEPTGTLAKYIEKDFGSFERFKQEFSQAAISTEGSGWAALTICRRTDRLFITQIEKHNVNVIPHFRVLMVLDVWEHAYYLDYKNVRPDYVGAFWNIVNWEEINRRLEIELLSNSLNLVDNRRVLDMKIEEFRDNFDDWIASFDKK; this is encoded by the coding sequence ATGGCAAAAAAGAAATATGAACTTCCCCCACTTCCTTATGGATACAAAGATCTGGAACCATACATCTCAGAGGAACAACTCCAGATACACCACGATAAACACCACCAAGCATATGTGGATGGGGCTAATGCAATTTTAGATAAATTTGACAGCAGACCAGGCATAGAGTTTGATGTTAAGGCTGTGGCCAAGGAACTTTCATTCCATGTGGGTGGATTCGTACTCCATAAAATGTTCTGGGAAAACATGGCCCCTGCTCCAAAAGGTGGAGGTGAACCAACTGGAACCCTTGCCAAGTACATTGAAAAGGACTTCGGATCCTTTGAAAGGTTTAAACAGGAATTTTCACAGGCCGCAATTAGTACCGAAGGATCAGGATGGGCAGCCCTGACCATCTGCCGCCGAACTGACCGACTGTTCATCACCCAGATTGAAAAACACAACGTCAACGTCATACCACACTTCCGGGTTCTAATGGTCCTGGATGTATGGGAACACGCCTACTACCTGGACTACAAGAATGTTCGCCCAGACTACGTGGGTGCATTCTGGAACATCGTAAACTGGGAAGAAATTAACCGTCGTCTGGAAATTGAACTCTTGTCAAACAGTTTAAACCTGGTGGATAATCGCAGGGTGCTGGACATGAAAATCGAAGAGTTCAGGGATAACTTCGATGACTGGATAGCATCCTTTGATAAGAAATAA
- a CDS encoding peroxiredoxin, protein MGEKVYELRKIKKKGKGMPLIGDKFPKMEVQTTQGMMKLPKAFKGKWFVLFSHPADFTPVCTTEFVAFQLRYDLFQEMNCELIGLSVDQVFSHLKWIQWIAENFDIDIEFPVIADTGRVADKLGLIHPNKGTNTVRAVFIIDPEGIIRAILYYPQELGRNLDEILRMVEGFQTAEEKGVAIPANWPCNELIGKGLIIPPPADIDAALERPGEYKCFDWWLCYRNYYKW, encoded by the coding sequence ATGGGAGAAAAAGTTTACGAACTAAGAAAAATTAAGAAAAAAGGAAAAGGAATGCCACTTATTGGAGACAAGTTCCCTAAAATGGAAGTTCAAACCACACAGGGAATGATGAAACTACCTAAAGCATTCAAGGGGAAATGGTTTGTTTTATTCAGTCATCCTGCAGATTTCACACCGGTGTGTACCACAGAATTTGTGGCTTTCCAGCTACGTTATGATCTTTTCCAGGAGATGAACTGCGAACTCATTGGACTTTCAGTAGATCAGGTTTTCTCACACCTCAAATGGATACAGTGGATAGCAGAAAACTTCGATATAGACATAGAATTCCCTGTAATCGCCGACACAGGTCGTGTAGCGGATAAATTGGGATTAATACACCCAAACAAGGGCACCAACACTGTAAGGGCTGTGTTCATCATTGACCCTGAAGGAATCATCCGCGCCATTTTATACTACCCTCAGGAGCTGGGTAGAAACTTAGATGAAATATTAAGAATGGTTGAAGGATTCCAGACAGCAGAAGAGAAGGGTGTGGCCATACCAGCCAACTGGCCTTGCAATGAACTTATTGGTAAGGGTTTGATTATTCCTCCACCAGCAGATATTGATGCTGCATTGGAAAGGCCAGGAGAGTACAAATGCTTTGACTGGTGGCTGTGTTACAGGAACTACTACAAATGGTAA